One window from the genome of Aeromonas sp. FDAARGOS 1405 encodes:
- the hutU gene encoding urocanate hydratase: protein MSQQHQDPRHDPNRVIRAPRGTTLTAKSWLTEAPLRMLMNNLDPEVAEHPQSLVVYGGIGRAARNWACFDKIVEVLTRLEEDQTLLVQSGKPVGVFQTHKDAPRVLIANSNLVPHWANWEHFNELDKKGLMMYGQMTAGSWIYIGTQGIVQGTYETFFAVANQHFNGEPKGRWILTGGLGGMGGAQPLAATMAGFSMIAVECDETRIDFRLRTRYVDKKAHSLDEALAMIEEAKQSGSAVSVGLLGNAADVFAELVARGITPDVVTDQTSAHDPVHGYLPQGWSVAQWRALQKSAPQEVNQAARHSMARQVEAMLTLQARGAATLDYGNNIRQMALEEGVKNAFDFPGFVPAYIRPLFCEGIGPFRWVALSGDPEDIYKTDQKVKELIPDDPHLHNWLDMARERIAFQGLPARICWVGVKDRVRLGLAFNEMVKNGELKAPIVIGRDHLDSGSVASPNRETESMMDGSDAVSDWPLLNALLNTASGATWVSLHHGGGVGMGFSQHSGVVIVCDGSNDAAKRVGRVLRNDPATGVMRHADAGYEIAINCAHEAKLDLPMIDGANGVKGKV from the coding sequence ATGTCCCAGCAACACCAGGATCCCCGTCACGATCCCAATCGCGTGATCCGCGCCCCGCGCGGCACCACGCTGACCGCCAAGAGCTGGCTCACCGAAGCGCCGCTGCGGATGCTGATGAACAACCTGGATCCCGAGGTGGCCGAGCATCCCCAGTCGCTGGTGGTGTATGGCGGCATCGGCCGCGCCGCCCGCAACTGGGCCTGCTTCGACAAGATCGTCGAGGTGCTGACCCGGCTGGAGGAGGATCAGACTCTGCTGGTGCAGTCCGGCAAGCCGGTCGGGGTGTTCCAGACCCACAAGGACGCACCGCGGGTGCTGATCGCCAACTCCAACCTGGTGCCGCACTGGGCCAACTGGGAGCACTTCAACGAGCTCGATAAAAAGGGCCTGATGATGTACGGCCAGATGACCGCCGGCTCCTGGATCTACATAGGTACTCAGGGGATCGTGCAGGGCACCTACGAAACCTTCTTCGCGGTGGCCAACCAGCACTTCAACGGCGAGCCCAAGGGGCGCTGGATCCTGACCGGCGGTCTGGGTGGCATGGGTGGCGCCCAGCCGCTGGCCGCTACCATGGCCGGCTTCTCGATGATCGCGGTGGAGTGCGACGAGACCCGCATCGATTTTCGTCTGCGTACCCGCTACGTGGACAAGAAGGCCCACAGCCTGGATGAGGCGCTGGCCATGATCGAAGAGGCCAAGCAGAGCGGCAGCGCCGTCTCCGTCGGCCTGCTCGGCAACGCCGCCGATGTGTTCGCCGAGCTGGTGGCCCGTGGCATCACCCCGGACGTGGTGACCGACCAGACCTCGGCTCATGACCCGGTGCACGGCTACCTGCCGCAGGGCTGGAGCGTGGCCCAGTGGCGCGCGCTGCAAAAATCCGCGCCCCAGGAAGTGAACCAGGCCGCTCGCCACTCCATGGCCCGTCAGGTCGAAGCCATGCTGACCCTGCAAGCCCGCGGTGCGGCCACGCTGGATTATGGCAACAACATTCGCCAGATGGCGCTGGAGGAGGGGGTGAAAAACGCCTTCGACTTCCCCGGCTTCGTCCCGGCCTACATTCGCCCGCTGTTCTGCGAGGGCATTGGCCCGTTCCGCTGGGTGGCGCTCTCCGGCGATCCGGAAGACATCTACAAGACCGACCAGAAGGTGAAGGAGTTGATCCCCGATGATCCTCACCTGCACAACTGGCTCGACATGGCTCGCGAGCGCATCGCCTTCCAGGGCCTGCCGGCGCGGATCTGCTGGGTCGGGGTCAAGGATCGGGTACGCCTCGGCCTGGCCTTCAACGAGATGGTCAAGAATGGCGAGCTGAAAGCCCCCATCGTCATCGGCCGCGATCACCTGGATTCCGGCTCGGTGGCGAGCCCGAACCGCGAGACCGAGTCGATGATGGATGGCTCCGATGCCGTCTCCGACTGGCCGCTGCTCAACGCCCTGCTCAACACTGCCAGCGGCGCGACCTGGGTCTCCCTGCACCACGGCGGCGGGGTCGGCATGGGCTTCTCCCAGCACTCCGGCGTGGTGATCGTCTGTGATGGCTCCAATGATGCCGCCAAGCGGGTCGGTCGGGTGCTGCGCAACGACCCGGCCACCGGGGTGATGCGTCACGCCGATGCCGGCTACGAGATTGCCATCAACTGCGCCCACGAGGCGAAACTGGATCTGCCGATGATTGACGGCGCCAACGGTGTCAAAGGAAAGGTGTAA
- the hutG gene encoding formimidoylglutamase encodes MDKFNPVDMSVWQGRQDPEDGELALRWHDKVQPWSQAGSAAPGVALVGFACDEGVRRNKGRVGAAGAPLAVRKLLANSAWHLSRPVYDSGDVNCEDGDLDAAHGRLAERVARLLDEGHFPLVLGGGHEVAFGSWSGLNRHLAGRGRVGIINFDAHFDLRMKPEQASSGTPFFQIAEQCAAQGTPFTYACLGVAETANTRALFARAEALGVWHELDEAMTPAELPVLLSGLDAFIARCDHLYLTIDLDVLPAAVMPGVSAPAARGVELAVIEPLIAHIRASGKLLLADLAEYNPSLDQDNRSARVAARLVHQLTK; translated from the coding sequence ATGGATAAGTTCAACCCGGTCGACATGTCGGTCTGGCAGGGGCGCCAGGATCCGGAAGATGGCGAGCTGGCCCTGCGCTGGCACGACAAGGTACAACCCTGGTCACAAGCCGGCAGCGCCGCCCCGGGTGTAGCCCTGGTGGGCTTTGCCTGTGACGAGGGGGTGCGCCGCAACAAGGGGCGGGTAGGGGCCGCCGGTGCGCCGCTGGCGGTGCGCAAACTGCTGGCCAACAGCGCCTGGCATCTGAGCCGACCCGTCTATGACAGCGGTGACGTGAACTGCGAGGATGGGGATCTTGATGCCGCCCACGGCCGTCTGGCCGAACGGGTGGCCCGCTTGCTGGACGAGGGGCACTTCCCGCTGGTATTGGGCGGTGGCCACGAGGTGGCCTTTGGCAGCTGGAGCGGCCTCAATCGTCATCTGGCTGGCCGTGGCCGGGTCGGCATTATCAACTTCGATGCCCACTTCGACCTGCGCATGAAGCCGGAGCAGGCGAGCTCCGGCACTCCCTTCTTCCAGATTGCCGAGCAGTGCGCCGCCCAGGGCACGCCCTTTACCTACGCCTGCCTCGGGGTGGCCGAGACCGCCAATACCCGGGCGCTGTTCGCGCGCGCCGAGGCGCTGGGAGTGTGGCACGAGCTGGACGAGGCGATGACGCCGGCCGAGCTACCGGTCTTGCTCAGCGGGCTGGATGCCTTCATCGCCCGCTGCGATCACCTCTATCTGACCATCGATCTCGACGTGCTGCCGGCAGCCGTGATGCCGGGAGTGAGCGCCCCCGCCGCCCGCGGCGTGGAGCTGGCGGTCATCGAACCCCTGATTGCCCATATCCGGGCCAGCGGCAAGCTGCTGCTCGCCGATCTGGCCGAATACAACCCGAGTCTGGATCAGGACAACCGCAGTGCCCGCGTGGCCGCTCGGCTGGTCCATCAGTTAACCAAGTAG
- the hutI gene encoding imidazolonepropionase, whose translation MNKELLNCERVWLNVTPATLRSDLVDYGLLEPHALGVHEGRIHALVPMQDLKGPYPAHWQDMKGKLVTPGLIDCHTHLIFAGSRAEEFELRQKGVPYAEIARKGGGIISTVRATRAASEDQLFDLALPRVKSLIREGVTTVEIKSGYGLTLEDELKMLRVARRLGEVLPIRVKTTLLAAHAVPPEYRDDPDSWVETICQEIIPAAADAGLADAVDVFCEHIGFSLAQTEQVYLAADQYGLAVKGHMDQLSNLGGSTLAANFGALSVDHLEYLDPEGIQALAHRGVVATLLPTAFYFLKETKLPPVAALRKAGVPMAVSSDINPGTAPIVSLRMAMNMACTLFGLTPVEAMAGVTRHAAKALGEQERLGQLRVGMAADFLIWHCAHPAELSYLIGVDQLAGRIFNGEETLHG comes from the coding sequence ATGAACAAGGAACTGTTGAACTGCGAGAGGGTCTGGCTCAACGTGACACCCGCCACCCTGCGCTCCGATCTGGTCGACTACGGTCTGCTGGAGCCCCATGCCCTCGGCGTTCACGAGGGGCGGATCCACGCCCTAGTGCCGATGCAGGATCTCAAGGGCCCCTATCCCGCCCATTGGCAGGATATGAAGGGCAAGCTGGTCACTCCCGGCCTCATCGATTGCCACACCCACCTCATCTTCGCCGGCAGCCGCGCCGAAGAGTTCGAACTGCGCCAGAAGGGGGTGCCCTATGCGGAGATCGCCCGCAAGGGCGGCGGCATCATCAGCACGGTACGCGCCACCCGTGCCGCCAGCGAGGATCAGCTGTTCGATCTGGCGCTGCCGAGGGTGAAATCCCTGATCCGGGAAGGGGTCACCACGGTGGAGATCAAGTCCGGTTACGGCCTCACCCTGGAAGACGAGCTCAAGATGCTGCGGGTCGCCCGCCGACTGGGGGAGGTGCTGCCGATCCGGGTCAAGACCACCCTGCTGGCAGCTCATGCGGTGCCGCCGGAGTATCGCGACGATCCCGACTCCTGGGTCGAGACCATCTGTCAGGAGATCATCCCGGCCGCCGCCGATGCGGGCCTGGCCGATGCGGTGGACGTTTTCTGTGAACACATCGGTTTTTCGTTGGCCCAGACCGAGCAGGTCTATCTGGCGGCGGATCAATACGGTCTGGCGGTGAAAGGGCACATGGATCAGCTCTCCAACCTGGGCGGCAGCACGCTGGCCGCCAACTTCGGCGCCCTCTCGGTGGATCACCTGGAGTACCTGGATCCGGAGGGGATCCAGGCGCTGGCCCATCGCGGCGTGGTGGCCACCCTGCTGCCTACCGCCTTCTACTTCCTCAAGGAGACCAAGCTGCCGCCGGTCGCCGCGCTGCGCAAGGCGGGGGTGCCGATGGCGGTCTCCTCCGACATCAACCCCGGCACGGCCCCCATCGTCTCGCTGCGGATGGCCATGAACATGGCTTGCACCCTGTTCGGCCTGACCCCGGTGGAGGCCATGGCAGGGGTGACCCGCCACGCCGCCAAAGCGCTTGGCGAGCAGGAGCGCCTTGGCCAGCTTAGGGTGGGGATGGCTGCCGATTTCCTGATCTGGCACTGCGCCCATCCGGCCGAGCTCAGCTACCTCATCGGCGTCGATCAGTTGGCAGGCCGCATCTTCAACGGCGAGGAGACCCTCCATGGATAA
- the hutC gene encoding histidine utilization repressor, with the protein MAPALYMQIKQHILDGIRERHYQAGDRIPTEAALCEQFAVSRMTVNKALRELVAEGWLVRTAGSGSFVADRRTESPLLAIRNIADEIAERGSEYSGRVIRLQRQAADEKVAVQLGLRVGAPIFHSLIVHQADGEPLQLEERFVDAERLPQYGEQDFASQTPNRYLMEVCPLSEMEHVVEAVLPSAGEAGLLQVRVDTPCLLLHRRTWSDGYLVSYARLLSPGSRYKLSSKTSLS; encoded by the coding sequence TTGGCACCGGCCCTCTATATGCAAATCAAGCAGCACATCCTGGACGGGATCCGCGAACGCCACTATCAGGCGGGCGACCGGATCCCGACCGAGGCCGCCCTGTGCGAGCAGTTCGCCGTGAGCCGGATGACGGTCAACAAGGCGCTGCGCGAACTGGTGGCCGAGGGGTGGCTGGTGCGCACCGCCGGTTCCGGCAGCTTCGTGGCGGACAGGCGCACCGAGTCGCCGCTGCTGGCCATTCGCAACATCGCCGACGAGATCGCCGAACGGGGCAGCGAGTACAGCGGCCGGGTGATCCGGCTGCAACGCCAGGCTGCCGACGAGAAGGTGGCGGTGCAGCTGGGCTTGCGGGTCGGCGCTCCCATCTTCCACAGTCTCATCGTCCATCAGGCCGATGGCGAGCCGCTGCAGCTGGAAGAGCGCTTCGTCGATGCCGAGCGGTTGCCACAGTACGGTGAGCAGGACTTTGCCAGCCAGACCCCCAACCGCTATCTGATGGAGGTCTGCCCCCTCTCCGAGATGGAGCACGTGGTAGAGGCGGTGCTGCCGAGCGCCGGCGAGGCCGGCTTGTTGCAGGTGCGGGTCGACACCCCCTGCCTGCTGTTGCATCGGCGTACCTGGTCCGACGGTTATCTGGTCTCCTATGCCCGTTTGCTGTCGCCTGGCTCCCGTTACAAGTTGAGCTCCAAGACCAGCCTTAGTTAA
- the can gene encoding carbonate dehydratase, whose protein sequence is MKLLNDLFTNNREWAEQIKAEDPEFFATLSAQQAPEYLWIGCSDSRVPANQLMGLLPGDVFVHRNVANLVVHTDFNCLSVLQYAVEVLKVKHIIVCGHYGCGGVKAAMQNQELGLIDNWLRNIKDVYFKYREQLDAIEDEHERFDYLCELNVAEQVANVCHTTIIQNAWRKGQELAVHGWIYGIKDGLLHDLDLCISGPDQIPDVYRAWPDMRPPHRRR, encoded by the coding sequence GTGAAACTGTTGAACGACCTGTTTACCAACAACCGCGAGTGGGCGGAGCAGATCAAGGCCGAGGATCCCGAATTCTTTGCTACCCTCTCTGCCCAGCAGGCCCCCGAATACCTCTGGATTGGCTGCTCCGACAGCCGGGTCCCTGCCAACCAGCTGATGGGGTTGCTGCCGGGGGATGTGTTTGTCCACCGCAACGTCGCCAACCTGGTGGTACACACCGACTTCAACTGCCTCTCGGTGCTGCAATATGCGGTCGAGGTGCTCAAGGTGAAGCACATCATCGTCTGCGGCCACTACGGCTGCGGCGGCGTCAAGGCGGCGATGCAGAACCAAGAGCTGGGGCTCATCGACAACTGGCTGCGCAACATCAAGGATGTCTACTTCAAGTATCGCGAGCAGCTGGATGCCATCGAGGATGAGCACGAGCGCTTCGACTACCTGTGCGAGCTGAACGTGGCCGAGCAGGTCGCCAACGTCTGCCACACCACCATCATCCAGAATGCCTGGCGCAAGGGGCAGGAGCTGGCGGTACACGGCTGGATCTACGGCATCAAGGACGGTCTGCTGCATGACCTTGATCTTTGTATCAGCGGGCCGGATCAGATCCCCGACGTCTACCGCGCCTGGCCGGATATGCGTCCGCCCCACCGCCGTCGCTGA
- the rpoH gene encoding RNA polymerase sigma factor RpoH encodes MGTSLQRTMALIPQGSLEGYIQAVNSIPVLSAEEERELAERLQQDGDLEAARQLVMSHLRFVVHVAKSYAGYGLPQADLVQEGNIGLMKAVKRFDPSVGVRLVSFAVHWIKAEIHEYVLRNWRMVKVATTKAQRKLFFNLRKSKKRLGWLNHEEVQAVAADLGVSAADVTEMEARMSNYDQAFDLVGDDDEEGGFAPVHYLEDKSSDLAATIENDNWDDHATRRLSSALATLDERSQHIIRARWLDDESKTTLQELADTYGVSAERVRQLEKNALKKLKDAMEA; translated from the coding sequence ATGGGAACTTCATTGCAGCGCACTATGGCTTTGATTCCGCAAGGTAGTTTGGAAGGCTATATCCAGGCAGTCAACTCGATTCCGGTGCTGAGCGCAGAGGAAGAGCGTGAGCTGGCTGAGCGTTTGCAGCAGGATGGCGACCTTGAGGCTGCTCGTCAGCTGGTCATGTCGCACCTGCGCTTTGTCGTTCATGTCGCCAAAAGTTATGCCGGTTACGGTCTGCCCCAGGCCGACCTGGTGCAGGAAGGCAACATCGGCCTGATGAAGGCGGTCAAGCGCTTCGACCCGAGTGTCGGCGTGCGCCTGGTCTCCTTTGCCGTGCACTGGATCAAGGCCGAAATCCACGAATATGTTCTGCGCAACTGGCGCATGGTCAAGGTGGCGACCACCAAGGCCCAGCGCAAGCTCTTCTTCAACCTGCGCAAATCCAAAAAACGTCTGGGCTGGCTGAACCACGAAGAGGTTCAGGCAGTGGCGGCCGATCTAGGCGTTTCTGCCGCTGACGTGACCGAGATGGAAGCGCGCATGAGCAACTATGATCAAGCCTTCGACCTGGTCGGTGATGATGACGAAGAGGGTGGTTTCGCACCGGTCCACTATCTGGAGGACAAATCCTCCGATCTGGCTGCGACCATCGAGAACGACAACTGGGACGACCATGCGACCCGTCGCCTGAGCTCGGCTCTGGCTACTTTGGACGAGCGCAGCCAGCACATCATCCGAGCCCGCTGGCTCGACGATGAGAGCAAGACCACTCTGCAGGAGCTGGCCGATACCTACGGCGTTTCTGCCGAGCGAGTGCGCCAGCTTGAGAAGAATGCGCTCAAGAAGCTGAAAGATGCCATGGAAGCCTGA
- the ftsX gene encoding permease-like cell division protein FtsX encodes MAIVRHKQPPLRRLMMYGVDHVRQAFASLGELWRNPLASLMTLAVLGVSLALPSCFHVLLKNAEVVEGSWQNSSQISLYLRKDLPEQSILDLQHRILLYPEVDSVTYLSRDDALREFREISGFGDALDYLDSNPLPPVLSVIPDPRWQNPEGAAELLGKLNNEDGVEQGKLDLQWLTRLQGIMNLLRHTITGIAVLLLSAVLLIVGNTLRLNILNQRSEIEVLKLVGATDAFIHRPFLYTGIWFGVIGGMLAWWLTEVMVIWSEGVVKELAGLYNSNFRLVGMGLVDGVNLILLGALLGLIASWFSVHRHIRDIEPS; translated from the coding sequence ATGGCTATTGTTCGTCATAAACAACCACCGCTGCGTCGTCTGATGATGTACGGGGTTGACCACGTGCGGCAGGCGTTTGCCAGTCTCGGGGAGCTGTGGCGAAATCCGCTCGCCTCCCTGATGACGCTGGCGGTGCTCGGTGTCAGTCTGGCGTTGCCCTCCTGCTTCCACGTATTGTTGAAAAACGCCGAGGTGGTGGAGGGGAGCTGGCAGAACAGCTCCCAGATCTCCCTTTACCTACGCAAGGATCTGCCGGAGCAGAGCATTCTCGATCTGCAGCACAGGATCCTGCTTTATCCCGAGGTGGATTCGGTCACCTACCTGAGCCGTGACGATGCGTTGCGGGAGTTTCGCGAGATCTCCGGCTTCGGCGATGCTCTCGACTACCTCGACAGCAACCCGCTGCCGCCAGTGTTGAGCGTCATTCCGGATCCGCGCTGGCAGAATCCGGAAGGGGCCGCCGAGTTGCTCGGCAAGCTAAACAATGAGGATGGGGTCGAGCAGGGCAAGCTGGATCTGCAGTGGCTGACTCGCCTGCAGGGGATCATGAACCTGCTGCGCCACACCATTACCGGCATCGCGGTGCTGCTGCTCTCCGCCGTGCTGCTGATCGTCGGCAATACCCTGCGTCTCAACATCCTCAACCAGCGCTCAGAGATTGAGGTGCTCAAGCTGGTGGGGGCAACTGATGCCTTCATCCATCGCCCTTTCCTCTATACCGGCATCTGGTTCGGGGTGATTGGTGGCATGTTGGCCTGGTGGTTGACCGAGGTGATGGTAATCTGGAGCGAAGGGGTAGTTAAGGAGCTTGCGGGCTTGTATAACAGTAACTTCCGGTTGGTTGGCATGGGTCTGGTGGACGGGGTGAACCTGATCCTGCTGGGGGCTCTGCTGGGGCTGATCGCATCATGGTTTTCAGTTCATCGTCACATTCGCGATATAGAGCCATCCTGA
- the ftsE gene encoding cell division ATP-binding protein FtsE, giving the protein MIRFDKVSKVYSGGHQALQKVSFHLRKGEMAFLTGHSGAGKSTLLKLISVMERPTDGRVFFHGDDVSHIQRSQIPYVRRQIGMIFQDHRLLMDRTVFDNVALPLVIDGYCHADINKRVAAALDKVGLLGKERYQPRMLSGGEQQRVGIARAIVNKPPLLLADEPTGNLDPQLSMDIMRLFQEFNNFGVSVLIATHDLGLIARMRYRTLTLKAGRMYSAGEEL; this is encoded by the coding sequence ATGATTCGTTTTGACAAGGTCAGCAAGGTATACAGCGGCGGCCATCAGGCGCTGCAGAAGGTCAGCTTTCACCTGCGCAAGGGAGAGATGGCCTTTCTGACCGGACACTCGGGAGCGGGCAAGAGTACCCTCCTCAAACTGATCAGCGTGATGGAGCGACCGACCGATGGTCGCGTCTTCTTTCATGGCGACGATGTCAGCCATATCCAGCGTAGCCAGATCCCCTATGTGCGCCGCCAGATCGGGATGATCTTCCAGGATCACCGGCTGTTGATGGATCGCACTGTGTTTGACAACGTGGCGCTGCCGCTGGTGATCGATGGCTACTGCCACGCCGATATCAACAAGCGCGTGGCGGCGGCGCTGGACAAGGTGGGGCTGCTAGGCAAGGAGCGTTACCAGCCGCGGATGCTCTCCGGTGGTGAACAGCAGCGGGTAGGCATCGCCCGTGCCATCGTCAACAAGCCGCCGCTGCTGCTGGCGGATGAACCGACCGGCAACCTGGACCCCCAGCTCTCCATGGATATCATGCGGCTATTTCAGGAGTTCAACAATTTTGGGGTCTCTGTACTGATTGCTACCCACGATCTGGGGCTGATCGCCCGCATGCGCTATCGCACTCTAACCCTCAAGGCGGGTCGCATGTATTCGGCCGGGGAGGAGCTCTGA